TAAGTTGTTCAAATTCGTAGACACACACTGAAGGTTTGCCTACATACAACAAGAGTTCACAAATACCAAAAAGtcgcataattaataaaaaatattattaccaagcATCTCTGACTCTTTTGGTGTCCGGACAAGCACAACaagctttcaatttttttggttcTTCGGCGGGCTTATTCTCCAACGCGGGTGCAATGGATTTATCGCTGACTAAgggcatcattttttttactggcTAAAAATACTGGGAcggattcaaaatttaataaaatattgcgtAATGTGACGCAAACTGTAACGTTGTAGTATGCACACTGCACAGTGAACAATTTATGAGTCAACTGACTGACGAGTGACGAGTGACAACTAGTAGCAACTATAAAAAATAGTCAGGATTTAAGAATGAATTCTGGAACACTGAAAtcgaaaagtaaatatttaatcgtTGAAGTTATGGGATCAGTAAGTTTTTAAGGTTATTTTTGTTAAGACATCGGAgattgataatatgataatattaaatagataacaCGGAATTCtgccatagatattaaagaatatcTATGAATTCTGCACAGCTGGTACGGAAGTGCActaaatatgcaccaataatgTCGCAGAAATTTGaattgctcataaaaattaaaaatttaaatttgacttaCAGGCGGAAatcttttttttgataaaagtagactttcctagtaaaatatttactcaCCTATTCTTAGACCATAGTGCAATAATAAAACCTCATATTTgaaccaataattatattataatcgacaCGGCGCCTCCACTAAAATGTAATggagttaaaaaattatgttatactcGGATAATTCAGTAAAGATTTTCAGAACCGTATGAATTAAAATTCTAACAGTAGCTCGGGAGCTTCAAGAAATATAGGATAAATAATGTCAAACTAGTATTCtagttaatatgttttattattacacattttttaattaaatgaaaatatatgtagtatgaCGATAGACTTACGAACATTATGGTCATCCGAAGTTTGTAAATGTGCAGATTGCTGTTGGCCCAAAACTATTGAACTTAACACGGTGtgtattttgtatatgtttacaatagtataggtaaatacctatgtatgtacACAGATGATTATATATGTCTAACAAACTTTATTCTgtattaccaaaaaataataattacgtttataTGGTAAAGTTTGTAACGGTGTCACACGTCCATTGCATTGTTACAATACCAATTTTAAAgatagcaatattatattatacctatatgctgcactcaacaacaataaattatcaggCAGTGGCGAGCTGAGGTGCTCAATTTTGATGCAGttgcgtcaacttttcaaagggggtGGTGCCACCCCATGAGTGTGGCgcagaattacatgctaaagcctgacctcttgactcttttgatcacattttatttacatcataactttgttataaattaaaataggatAGTGGTGATGGTGGTGGCAAGTACTTAATTATCAAAATGCGCCATTTAAAATTGATGTTCAATCCGCCACTGTTATCAGGTATTAATCACAAAGTTGGTAagatttgttaatttgttacgattattaattttttttaaattaaaatgtacaatattatcactattttaacaatgtatactataatatttcttatgttttggttgttataaaattttatagttttatacgcGTATTTTACCAACCTTAAGAGCCGGAGATGtattaaaaaactgtattttttattattttgaaccatttaaaaatatgtacaagaccaaaattaaaaattaattcataaaatgtgagtacaaagtttttaattaagttgatgattattaatcaataaactatattatttaatgtaataatgaaaagaataataatataatggtcaaATAAAGATATACTATTTACActcttaatattttgtatttagtttcaaatatatattatacataagagAAAAACCGTAAACTTAAAATTCCCAAAGTCCCAAAATTGGTCAtgcaagtatttatatttatttataaataaataaatgtaaaaataaaatataaaaattattttacaaaagtgTTGTTGagaaatacttgtattaaaatgttgtttgacTACAAGCAAAAAGAGAAAtctatttaattcatttaattttatcatagttcatgttgttatttaatttgatgGAGGAGGTGGTGGCGGCGGAGGTGGTACTGCTAATAGCGTTTGCAAATCAGGGGGAGGCATCATCATAGTTGGAGGATTCATTGATGGTGGAGCTTTTGCTTGGTGTTGTTGCTGGCTTGGCCATGGTTGAGTTGGTGGAGGCCACATACCAGATACAGTTGTTGGAGCAGGAGGTGCAGGTGGTGGACCTTGTTGCCACGGAGGTGGCATAGATGTTGGTTGGTTGGGAGGTGGTGGAGGTGGTGGCATGGCCCATGGCATCTGTTgttgaacattttgatttgataccggtggtggtggtggaatGTTAGAATACTGTTGATTTGATGGCGGCGGCATTTGCCAGGGAGGTGGAACATTTATTCCAGGAGGAGGCATGGGTGCTCCATTCATCGGTTGATTTGACCATGGTGGTGGAGGTAATGAATTTGGTATTGAATGAGGTGGTGGTATTGACATAAGTGGTTTCAATGGTTGTGGCTTATTAAATAAACCTCCATTACTGTTCCCAATAGAAGGACGCATGGAATTATCATCATGTTTTGGTGGTGGTGGACCTTCACCAAGTTCAGCCATCAGAGACATATATTCTTCATCAATTTTATTCTTATCCTGACTAATTGGGAAACTAGCACCGCCAGTGTTTTTCATTCTACAATCTTTTGCAATATGCCCAGCCCCTCCACActgagtacataatatactgtttgTAACGTTAGGTTTGTCTtgacactaaaaaaat
This is a stretch of genomic DNA from Acyrthosiphon pisum isolate AL4f chromosome A3, pea_aphid_22Mar2018_4r6ur, whole genome shotgun sequence. It encodes these proteins:
- the LOC100573623 gene encoding cytochrome c oxidase copper chaperone produces the protein MMPLVSDKSIAPALENKPAEEPKKLKACCACPDTKRVRDACIMENGEEKCGHLIEAHKECMRKMGFNI